ataatttaatttttatctggAAGTTGATGTGTTATACTTGTTTTTAATTAGTGCACTAAATTTTAATGGTACTTCTGTTGCTCCGTGTTTCCTTTAACTCTGTACAAGTTTCCCACTGCATAAGTATCAAATACCCTTCTACCATGATTGGTTATTCATGTTTTGCCATGGCATGTGTACATTTTAGGATATAtgctttgctttttttttttctaaattctttctTGCTTTATTGTAGTACAATAATCAACTGTCTTTAAGATTTTTCATTGACTCTAAGCCCGGTTCAAGTGATCTCTGCACCATTTCGGACTTTAAACACAGTTTTTCATGTTTATGATGGGCTTTTTTGTTTTCCACtctaaatttatgtatttttacgtaagtgtttaaagttaatttttaaaagtttgtatctgaaaattaaacaaaaatataacaagactgttatattaattatatatagttgCATATTTGGAATACTCTCTGTgtttattcttctagatatcCTGTTATGTTAAAGGCAGTGCGAGGAGGTGGTGGTAAGGTAATGTTTTACTTTATTCACGTTATTTAATTGTTCGTTATTTATCAGattattttaaacaagtatTATTAATAGTACCAATTATATACTGTATAAACATGCTTTTAggaaattaaacaatttattttgttggCTTAGGGGATGCGAATAGTCACAAATCCATCAGATTTTGAAGCGTCATTGCAATCTGCACGAAATGAATCTCTCAAAGCATTTGGTGATTCTAATATGCTTATTgaacagtttataaaaaaacctaggtgagtaattttttttatagttgctaatgaattttgaaagttttatttacaatgaataataaaatgactAAATAAATGAACcataaaatattagtatttttcAGACATGTTGAAGTTCAAGTATTTGCTGATAAATATGGAAACACTGTGTATCTATTTGAGAGAGATTGTAGTGTTCAAAGAAGACATCAGAAGATTATAGAAGAAGCTCCTGCTGtatgttcttttaaaatttaacctaaatttttttttaaataaattaatatcaaCCAGCTGAAATTTGCATCAAATACTTGCATGCAATACTATTATCAATAGGTCTACTAACAGCAGTttacgattttaaaattatttttagcctCATATGTCAGAAGAAATTCGTAAGAAGCTTGGAGATGCAGCTGTCAGAGCAGCTAAGGCTGTAGGGTATGTTGGAGCAGGTATGTAGGTTATGTTAGAGCAGGTATCATTTATGAATATTAAAATCTTCTCATCTAAAGAATAAGGAGTTAGTAGAGTTGTGTTATGTAACCTTATTTCACCAGATTAATTGGTAAAACATGTACTGAGACTTTCTGTTGCTATATCACTTTAGTCTATTGATATGATAATGTTTTACAGCCCAGTTGATAAGTCTGTAAAGGTACAATTACAACGTCtgagcaaaaacaacaacaaatgtcgaaaaagaaaaaaaaacattgtttcaaATTGTATCAAATTgcattaaaattagtttaaatatacaaataatacaaaaataaatagaaatatagaaacaaagttttaatttgcacattggtaaaaaaatgatGTATAGGGTATCTTAGtagaaaacttttcttttttaagttataaagatGCTCCTAATTTTAGGTGAAAGCCTAATTGTAGGTCTTAAAGCTGGCCAAAACATTTGTTTCTGAGCTTTTCTATACTTGAAGAATTTAAGAATactcatttaagaaaaaaagtattataatgttaaaatctttgaaaaatcataacaaagaaagatttttttccctcaagatttttaaaaggttttgaattgaattgaaaaaaaatgcaatctaaaattttttatttgcctCAGATCCTTTTGGAGGAGATAAATAagtgttttttgataaaattttggtGCTATTATTATGGagttgtttaattatatttaaaattttaaaaatttgtcaaaaattactttcaaaatattattattattgatattgtcGTTATGTTTTCAAGTCTCCATAATATCAGTAATGTTTTGTCTTTTTAACTTAAAGGTTTATTATCCTTTAAAGTTCCTATATGAAAttaatctttacatttttttgttttaatttatctaattttaggaACTGTGGAATTCATTTTTGATGAAGatggaaatttttattttatggaaaTGAACACTCGTTTACaggttgattttattattaattttcatcttcttttttttttttcaaattaaattatatatttcaaaatagattataaagtataataaaattaaaaacttatttgaactttaaaagtttgtgcttatttataatataaatttaaaataaatataatttatagtttatttattattaaatagtttatttgcaATTAGGTAGAACATCCTGTAACAGAAATGATATCAGGTGTTGATTTAGTAGAATTACAGATTCGTGCTGCTGCTGGTGAGGTTCTTCCGTTTACACAAGATGATCTTTTACTTAATGGGCATTCATTTGAAGCACGTATATATGCTGAAGACCCTGAAAGGttgttttttatcttgtttgaattttcatattttgcttttttttatgcacATATGTATGTttgcatgtatgtatattaaaattttattatatatctttagtatattcttttattattgaaaaaaaggtgattttatttattaagtaactTCATCCCTGGTACTGgattactaaaatatatttccACTCCAAAAGAAGACTCCTCTGTTAGAGTTGAAACAGGGGTTAGACAAggtggtttttaaatttttataaacttttttttccactaattcaaatgtgtttttctataatttattaattattatcgcattcattttaaattaaaatactaaatatctagttttatttttaggtgaTGAAGTCAGTCAATTTTATGATCCTATGATTGCTAAGTTAGTTGTTTGGGACAAGGATAGAACATCTGCTTTGCTAAAACTTACTAACAAGTTGCAGGAATATCATGtacaatttgttatttatttacttaagtgtatatattaatattagcaTTAGTTTCtggtgtaaaataaaaatattttataacatgccattcaatctttaaaaagttaatcaatTCTAGTTaacaatattagttttaataaatagcatataataaaggtaaattaaatgtaaaataattgaTTTCTAGAGAAGTGATAACTATTTTGTGATGTGCTAAAATTTTAGGAGTGGTAGTTTGAAAAGATAGATATCAGGGCTTGTGATGAAGCAAGCGCGATTGCGCTCCGCTCGTAAAACGCGCCCGTAAATGGTTTTTTTCAAACGTTCTAGGCGCGATAAACAGCGCATAATCATGCTTGATGAAAACATATTCTAATTTTATGAGCACAATATAACACGCTTGACGATTTTCTTCATAACAAGCCCTGAGATATTAGAATTTCCTATTTTTGATTCTATTGGAAATAGACTTATTGGAATTAGAATTTCCAATAAGTATGTCATTTGTTAAgcatgattaaaaatttttatttttaatcacacttaacatataaaatatgatCTGCatagatcttttttattttttaatattgagcaTTGTTTTATGCACAAGagattttacattattttaatataaaatgtgtatatatatatatatatagagagagagagagagacaggttttattagtttgataatgataaattttattagtttaataaaaaataactatatgagccgaaatattacttaaaaaagaaatatatagtaTGATGCCGatatgatgttttaatgcttataatattattacacaCACTATTAAAGgcttaatttttaactttctcttaatttaacttaatttaaactattttcacttaaattttatacatatatatatatatatatatatatatatatatatatatatatatatatatatatatttaaacaactttaaaaagtattctacacaatagagtgctcaatgttcttaaaagaacagagcaattatatattagtagaaaatcacttaactaaatttttccatttgacactgtgtttcatcaacaaagattcatcagaaacttttctttttttgatttctgatgaatctttgttgatgaaacacagtgtcaaatggaaaaatttagttaagtgattttctactaatatatatatatatatatatatatatatatatatatatatatatatatatatatatatatatatatatatatatatatatatatatatatatctatgtttaTACATGTGAATACAATGAATATGTGCACCCTGAATTTTTAGATGTTTAGGTTTTAACACTTACAGGCATTGTGCACACTCcaaatgtatgtttatattatgttcATGCtcatgtcaaatgagaatgttttgcaaagaattGTGGTGATTAGAATTTGGcgacataaaaaacataatttttggGCCCAAAAATTATCACCGGAGCAAcggttttaaaatgttttctttactacttttttctaaatttatattcattaacatattttaaatttcatgcaatgatctcttattttttgaaaattatgaccttttaaagttttaactacCTCAATTTAAGGGGGCTGTAAACATTGCAGGGTCAGAAAAACTTAACACTAACCAAAACAAAACAGGTTGTTAACAACCCTGTAATCTAAAGTCAATAAGAAAGGgatttgcaaaaagaaaaaagtctgcaataaacatatttaaatggGAGTCTGAGATAGAGGTTAAATATAAAGGTACAGGGGAAGCAGGGgaagttttctaatttttagacTTTATGGATGCTCTTAAAGATTTTCTGTTAGCTGTTTCCCTTAGCAATGaagatattttttgtatgtGATTACCATCAGAACAGATCTGTGATATACAAACCTTGTCTTGTCTGAATTGTTGATAATTTCTGATATCATATGATTTTTACTTGTTTGAGCACTCATTTGTATCTATTTTTCTTGCCAAAAGCTAAAATTTGTCGAGTTCATGAAATTAGTTTTATGGGAATAAACTGCTTGCAAGTAATTTAAGTGAAGTATTATGTCCTACaactcatatttaatatattttctatgaGAAATAGCTGTCATCAAATATTTCTAGCTGGAGTATTGCATTTAGAAAGTCAtggtatatttttcaatataccATGACTTTCTAAATGCAATACTCCAGCtagaaatatttgaataaaaatatacatatttaatcaTTCAGGTAGCttaaaatgtgataaaatattttttttataattgttctttaTCATGATAGTATGTATATAGTTTCAAGTCCCAGCTGCTAGTTGTTAAGACAAAGAAATACAAATATCATATGCAGAAATGGAAATGGCTCATAATTTCAGAGTCCATACCATGCCAGTAAAGTATGTCACATTTGCACAATAGGTATTGCAATATTAAAATAGACTTGATCTGAAcacttctttttttgtttatgaagtCAAGTTTTGAAGAAAACTCAATTTCAGATACCCATGTCATCTTTATGATTAAAAGAGATTAAGGCTCATATTGATTAAAACTTCTTGTCCAAATAAAAGTGattgttatcaaaattttttagtttatttttttttatgttcattttttttaattttctgagtACTCAAGTATAATCTCACTGATTCAaagaaattgttatattttatcttttaaagcctataaacaacaattattagCTAAtcagaaattaataaatattgctATCGATAATAACGTTGTTGCAAGTacagaaaataaataactataatggctgacagaaaaatattatcctaatatcaaaacatttttatttataaaacttctcactaaattaactcaaaaagctatcaatatttttttacagttataaAACATGTGAAGAGACtgttttctaattaaaaaaaagtgtcatgGGAGAAAACATACGGGCCTAGGTGACTTTTAGAGCAGCCTGGGGGGAATGCAGGTTTTTAGCTtacaatgacaaaaaaaaacctcTTACATCATGTTGTAAGTGACATAACTAAGTCCGCTGTGCaaattaaagaaattgaaatgaAGAGAGGGAAgggcaaaaatattttattgaatcgaaatatgatataataacttttttttgaagaaaatgtgAAGTGGCTTAACTCAGAtcaatttgatgttttttattttctcttaagTATGATGGGATGCAATTTTATGCACATAATCGTCTTTTATTGCACAATCAACAAAACCATTTACAAAACCTTTattgttaactattttattattattcataaatttatttaaaaaagtttcattaactatgaaaaaactattcaaattgTCAAgattttatgttttcaatttttacataaCATTATAATCAAGTTATGAACCATTCTTTGATGGTAAAATTTAATAGCCATTCATATTGTACTGTACCAACCGTgacttaacaaacaaaaaatatttttgtgatcTCTTGATATAGTCGAGTACATTTGCAACCATTCAAATGCTAGCAGTTGCAGGTGCTGTAAAGTATAGTTTACACtagagaatttatttttaaacgaaaCAGGAATACCTTTTATAGTCAAGAATCAATTTTATATCTAATtgttcaaaaatattcaaagttcTCATATCCCGcaaagtttaatttatattagcaagttttgttaaaacatatttcaaCAAAAGTATAAAGGTTGGCAGTCTAATATTAGGCtatattattatctaatatatatatatatatatatatatatatatatatatatatatatatatatatatatatatatatacagggtgacCACAAAGTATCCGCACAGATAAAGAGCTTAATAAAAAGCATGTAGAAAGTATTTGGaacacaaattttattttaaaacatttattgaacTATAACAATTATGATTCAAAGATTGAATTCGAATTTTCCTCCATCAGCAAAATAACAGGCCTGTAGGCGTCTCGGGAATGCTTCGACGGTGGCGAGCAAGTAGGCAGGGTCCAGAGAATCCCAAGCTTTCagtagtgatttttttaaactttcaatatttttatgcgGCTTTTGGCATGCCTTTCCTTCTAGGACGCTCCGGACTGAGAAATCCATCGGGTTAAGATCGGGGCTCGATGGCTTTTTTGTGAAACTCGATGATAGATTGACGATAAGGAGAAACGCGCACCATTCTAAAAAAACCAATTGAACATAGTTTACAAAGTATATAAAGtaaagtatataaagtttatgaCATGATATTAaccaaaaacaacaaataagtAAGAAAATACATAAGTGCTTTTATGCTTATATTTTCACAAGATGAAACCGTCTCGTGTGCGGATACTTTGTGgtcaccctgtatatatatatatatatatatatatatatatatatatatatatatatatatatatatatatatatatatatatatatatatatatatatatatatgtatatatatatatatatatatatatatatatatatataattgaataatataGTAAcaggtttttgaaaaatataaatatgttttatttcttttttcagatTGTtggattaaaaacaaatattccATTTCTCATTAGCCTTTCATCAAATAGTTCATTCATTAATGGTGATGTTCATACTGGCTTCATTCAGGTTTctcaaattaacaaattttaaccatTAGATTTGAtgttaatttacatttttatttattactttttgaaatcatttagcAACATTACAATGAGTTATTCTGCGGAAAACCAAAAGTTACAGATGAACAGTTTGTAAAGGGTGCAATTGGCATCATATTGCAACAGAAAATGactgaaataaaaagtaaatactttaaTACACCCTAAGCCAGAAATTGACACCCTTGAGAAAAACTTTTCCTTTTCAAAACTTCTATTTTGAATCTAGCCATCCATTGTTaaggttttatgttttttttttttttttttttttttaattgtttttttatttatacttttaagtGATTATGTAACATATccaatgatttttatataaaattttgtttgctttatctcttataaaatttttcttttatatattatatatatttttgctttattctaactttattaaaaatttattttcatttttaattatttttaattattaaattatatcaaGTTATTATTctctaactttttaaactggtttagaccttaaaaacttaattataaacaGGAGagggggaaaaaaaaatttcccccTCTCCTGTTTGGGGGGAAGTTGGTTTGACTACCTTTCCCCTCTCTCCTTCCTTCCTTTCCTAACTCCCCCAATTTATTACACCTGGATAAAAATTCCTATCCATGCTTTTATTCCCACCCCACATTGTGTCTAGCACTTAAGAGTAACATGACAGTTATGAAACTGAAACAACTTTGGACAAAACTGTTTCTTTAGTAGTTGCTGACTTGCTTTTTCTGTTTCttggtaattttataaattctgatcataaatttcaaaagtttattaaaattttactggGGGtgagttaaattataaaaatgcagATGTATAGtctcaatataatttta
This genomic interval from Hydra vulgaris chromosome 01, alternate assembly HydraT2T_AEP contains the following:
- the LOC100198617 gene encoding methylcrotonoyl-CoA carboxylase subunit alpha, mitochondrial isoform X3; the protein is MGIRSVACYSDADAKSMHVELADEAYYIGGSAATDSYLNMEKIINVAKKSGAQAIHPGYGFLSEKPEFANLCEKNEVIFIGPPSSAIRDMGIKSTSKEIMGSAGVPLIQGYHGDNQSNEFLKEQALKIGYPVMLKAVRGGGGKGMRIVTNPSDFEASLQSARNESLKAFGDSNMLIEQFIKKPRHVEVQVFADKYGNTVYLFERDCSVQRRHQKIIEEAPAPHMSEEIRKKLGDAAVRAAKAVGYVGAGTVEFIFDEDGNFYFMEMNTRLQVEHPVTEMISGVDLVELQIRAAAGEVLPFTQDDLLLNGHSFEARIYAEDPESNFIPGTGLLKYISTPKEDSSVRVETGVRQGDEVSQFYDPMIAKLVVWDKDRTSALLKLTNKLQEYHIVGLKTNIPFLISLSSNSSFINGDVHTGFIQQHYNELFCGKPKVTDEQFVKGAIGIILQQKMTEIKNTTLSSPLCSGFHININNTTKLLLESGEQDAVVDISFLKTGDILMKVGESKYLCTGKIEKKDSKEVVEVFINGKKESFEMFYNNGSLHVFTQDGSFLINQKQPLFLTDSSDKHLRDSAIAPMTGSILQVCVKAGDTVECGDTVAVIYAMKLEHRVVAPYNGKVNEVYVQEGGMVNKGDELAKISKSE